One genomic window of Candidatus Neomarinimicrobiota bacterium includes the following:
- a CDS encoding DUF2461 domain-containing protein, with product MIDKSTISFLCDLAENNKREWYHVHKGEYKSALENFAELVSALLFRLSEFDPDILGTEPKECMFRIYRDIRFSKDKTPYKPWFSARLAPGGKNYSGPGYYVRVAFDGSRLATGIYRPEREKLDSIRKRISAWPNQFEEAVNGGAFNKYYRELIGEKLKRPPAGFSKEDPAIEWIKHKSFVGWHHVPKRL from the coding sequence TTGATCGATAAATCCACCATTTCTTTTCTGTGTGATCTAGCCGAAAATAATAAGCGGGAGTGGTACCATGTTCACAAGGGTGAGTATAAAAGTGCCTTGGAGAATTTCGCCGAGCTGGTATCAGCCTTGCTTTTCCGGCTATCTGAATTTGATCCTGATATTTTGGGTACGGAGCCGAAGGAGTGCATGTTCAGGATCTACCGGGATATTCGCTTCTCGAAAGACAAGACACCCTATAAGCCTTGGTTCAGTGCCCGCCTGGCGCCTGGGGGGAAGAATTATTCCGGACCCGGGTACTATGTTCGGGTCGCTTTCGATGGCTCCAGGTTGGCCACAGGTATTTACAGGCCTGAAAGGGAAAAACTAGATAGTATCCGGAAGCGAATATCGGCCTGGCCGAATCAGTTCGAGGAAGCTGTCAACGGAGGTGCTTTTAACAAATATTATAGGGAACTTATCGGAGAAAAACTGAAGCGTCCCCCTGCCGGCTTCTCAAAGGAGGATCCCGCCATCGAGTGGATCAAACACAAA